A stretch of the Mycobacterium sp. ITM-2016-00317 genome encodes the following:
- a CDS encoding hydrogenase maturation protease has protein sequence MTPRILVAGIGNIFLGDDGFGPEVIRRVPRRLAGPDIQLTDYGIRGMHLAYDLLDDWSALVLVDAVPDRGAPGTLHVFEVDHRSLTTRAGLDAHAMDPGAVFAGLAALGGSAPPTVVVGCEVAVVEDGIGLSAPVAAAVPAAARAVEDVLVLLRAHPQAEGA, from the coding sequence ATCACGCCACGGATCCTGGTAGCCGGTATCGGCAACATCTTCCTCGGGGACGACGGCTTCGGCCCCGAGGTCATCCGCCGCGTCCCGCGCCGGCTCGCCGGGCCGGACATCCAGTTGACCGACTACGGCATCCGGGGCATGCACCTGGCCTACGACCTGCTCGACGACTGGTCGGCGCTGGTGCTCGTCGACGCCGTCCCCGACCGCGGCGCGCCCGGCACGCTGCACGTGTTCGAAGTCGATCACCGGTCCCTCACCACCCGTGCCGGTCTGGACGCCCACGCGATGGATCCCGGCGCGGTGTTCGCCGGCCTGGCCGCGCTCGGCGGGTCGGCCCCGCCCACCGTCGTCGTCGGATGTGAGGTCGCCGTCGTCGAGGACGGCATCGGTCTGTCGGCGCCCGTCGCGGCCGCGGTGCCCGCGGCCGCGCGCGCCGTCGAGGACGTGCTGGTCCTCCTGCGGGCGCACCCCCAGGCGGAAGGGGCCTGA
- a CDS encoding DUF6893 family small protein — translation MEVIGRITVGVLVVAALAAVLIGVQSLPDVQRYLKIRRM, via the coding sequence ATGGAGGTAATCGGTCGGATCACGGTGGGGGTGCTGGTCGTCGCGGCCCTCGCCGCGGTGCTGATCGGGGTGCAGTCGCTCCCCGATGTGCAGCGCTATCTGAAGATACGCCGGATGTGA
- a CDS encoding NifU family protein, with product MAPPTPRHDDGRWRAAGERMETLIDGIGASGAAARARAENLVREVTDLYGAALERMTDLAVTAKPELAQEFADDDLIASLLLVHGLHPHGVERRVADALAGVRPYLGSHGGDVSLLGVTDGVVRLQLLGSCKTCPSSSATLELAVQDAVRAAAPDIEAIEVVAAEPDPGSAMIPASSLMSRVRAAGGPARWIPVPQLTELVEGEIGGFRVEDMSALVCRVGGSVFAYRDRCPACAGSLAGAALTGAVLHCPGCGAGFDVVHAGCGVGGDGHLQPIPVLERSGVLSLAVSAPAEVA from the coding sequence ATGGCCCCACCGACGCCGCGACACGACGACGGCCGGTGGCGCGCGGCCGGCGAGCGCATGGAGACGCTGATCGACGGGATCGGTGCGAGCGGGGCGGCAGCGCGGGCGCGGGCCGAGAATCTGGTCCGTGAGGTGACCGATCTCTACGGCGCCGCGCTGGAGCGGATGACCGACCTGGCGGTGACCGCGAAACCCGAACTGGCCCAGGAGTTTGCCGACGACGACCTGATCGCCAGCCTGCTGCTGGTGCACGGACTGCACCCGCACGGTGTCGAGCGTCGGGTCGCCGACGCGCTGGCGGGGGTGCGGCCCTATCTGGGCTCCCACGGCGGGGACGTCTCGCTGCTCGGGGTCACCGACGGCGTGGTGCGGTTGCAGCTGCTGGGCAGTTGCAAGACCTGTCCGTCCTCCTCGGCGACGCTGGAACTGGCGGTGCAGGACGCGGTCCGCGCAGCGGCACCGGACATCGAGGCGATCGAGGTGGTGGCGGCCGAACCGGACCCGGGATCGGCCATGATCCCGGCGAGCTCGCTGATGAGCCGGGTCCGGGCCGCAGGCGGCCCGGCCCGGTGGATACCGGTGCCGCAACTGACCGAGCTGGTCGAAGGTGAGATCGGCGGCTTCCGGGTGGAGGACATGTCCGCGCTGGTCTGTCGCGTGGGCGGGTCCGTGTTCGCCTACCGCGACCGGTGCCCGGCCTGCGCCGGGTCGCTGGCCGGGGCCGCGTTGACCGGCGCCGTGCTGCACTGTCCCGGCTGCGGAGCGGGGTTCGACGTGGTGCACGCCGGTTGCGGCGTGGGCGGCGACGGGCACCTACAGCCGATCCCGGTGCTCGAACGCAGCGGTGTGCTCTCGCTGGCGGTGTCCGCGCCCGCGGAGGTGGCCTGA
- the hypF gene encoding carbamoyltransferase HypF: MCLGIPGQVVGMVAGYGDQLALVDVAGEHRKVNIGMLPEERFAPGDWVIIHMGFVVEKTDAAGAEAALAGLELMGRGLARRGRAVTGRRRVRVEVHGVVQGVGFRPFVYTGATALGLSGSVRNDSTGAVVELEGAADDIDGFLALLRERPPPLAVIESVDVQSVPLIGGTGFTIADTSRTGGGRTLASPDVAMCADCAAELRDPDDRRYRHPFVNCTNCGPRFTLIAALPYDRSSTTMADFPMCPDCTREYSDPADRRFHAQPVCCPGCGPTLRYRDGDGHETPGTAGLRAARRLLRAGGVLAVKGVGGYHLACDAADPAAVTALRARKRRGDKPFAVMVPDLAGARAVADVDAASAALLQGPARPIVLMPRRAGAAVADVVAPRNPDLGVLLAYTPLHTLLFGIDGDEPGPQVLVMTSGNLGGEPICFTDDDALERLSGLADGRLWHDRAILTPCDDSVMRADTPLRRSRGYAPLPIALPVAVPPTLAVGADLKNTLAVAEGRYAWLSQHIGDMDDLATLSAFDSAQQHLSRLTAVDPEVLVADAHPRYRSTAWAHRNAAGRVRLVQHHHAHIAAVMAEHGLDGSDRVLGFAFDGTGYGPDGAIWGGEVLLADYKGYQRLARLCYVPLAGGDVSVRRPYRMALAHLWAAGLPWTRDLAPVRACPADEQRVLRHQLETGLGCAPTSSMGRLFDAVSALAGVRQVVDYEAQAAVELEGLARESDWGGTAYRFAVGTADSTALIDPAPVLSAVVDDVRAGVTAGVIGARFHRAVAALILDVAAANPGHTVALSGGVFQNALLLRTARTLLGDHGFDVITHRMVPPNDAGLALGQLLVGNAV, encoded by the coding sequence ATGTGTCTGGGCATTCCGGGACAGGTCGTCGGCATGGTGGCCGGGTACGGCGACCAGCTCGCGCTCGTCGACGTCGCCGGCGAGCACCGCAAGGTCAACATCGGCATGCTGCCCGAGGAACGCTTCGCACCCGGGGACTGGGTGATCATCCACATGGGGTTCGTGGTCGAGAAGACCGACGCGGCCGGTGCGGAGGCGGCGCTGGCCGGTCTGGAACTGATGGGCCGGGGCCTGGCCCGACGAGGACGAGCCGTGACCGGCCGGCGGCGGGTGCGCGTCGAAGTGCACGGTGTGGTGCAGGGCGTGGGGTTCCGGCCCTTCGTCTACACCGGGGCCACCGCGCTGGGACTGTCCGGCTCGGTGCGCAACGACAGCACCGGGGCCGTGGTCGAACTGGAGGGCGCCGCCGACGACATCGACGGGTTCCTGGCCCTCCTGCGGGAGCGCCCGCCGCCGCTGGCAGTCATCGAATCCGTTGACGTGCAATCTGTCCCGCTCATCGGCGGCACCGGTTTCACGATCGCGGACACGTCCCGCACCGGCGGCGGCCGCACGCTCGCCTCCCCCGACGTCGCGATGTGCGCCGACTGCGCCGCCGAGCTGCGCGACCCGGACGACCGCCGTTACCGGCACCCGTTCGTCAACTGCACCAACTGCGGTCCGCGGTTCACCCTCATCGCCGCGCTGCCGTACGACCGGTCGTCCACGACGATGGCCGACTTCCCGATGTGCCCCGACTGCACGCGCGAGTACTCCGACCCCGCCGACCGCCGGTTCCACGCCCAGCCGGTCTGCTGCCCGGGCTGCGGACCGACGCTGCGCTACCGGGACGGCGACGGGCACGAGACGCCCGGGACGGCTGGGCTGCGCGCGGCACGGCGGCTGTTGCGCGCGGGCGGGGTACTCGCGGTCAAGGGTGTCGGCGGATACCACCTCGCGTGCGACGCGGCCGACCCGGCAGCGGTGACCGCGCTGCGCGCCCGGAAACGCCGCGGCGACAAGCCGTTCGCGGTGATGGTGCCCGACCTGGCCGGGGCACGCGCCGTCGCCGACGTGGACGCCGCGTCCGCGGCGCTGCTGCAGGGTCCGGCCCGGCCGATCGTGCTGATGCCCCGGCGCGCGGGCGCCGCGGTCGCCGACGTGGTGGCGCCGCGCAACCCCGACCTCGGGGTGCTGCTGGCCTACACCCCGCTGCACACGCTGCTCTTCGGGATCGACGGTGACGAGCCGGGGCCGCAGGTGCTGGTGATGACGTCGGGGAACCTCGGCGGCGAACCCATCTGCTTCACCGACGACGATGCCCTGGAACGCCTTTCGGGCCTGGCCGACGGCCGGCTGTGGCACGACCGAGCCATCCTGACACCATGTGACGACTCGGTGATGCGCGCCGACACCCCGCTCCGGCGCTCCCGCGGCTACGCCCCGCTGCCGATCGCGCTGCCGGTCGCGGTGCCGCCGACACTGGCCGTGGGCGCCGACCTGAAGAACACCCTGGCCGTCGCCGAAGGCAGGTACGCCTGGCTGAGCCAGCACATCGGCGACATGGACGATCTGGCCACGCTGTCGGCCTTCGACTCCGCGCAGCAACACCTGAGCCGGCTCACCGCCGTCGACCCGGAGGTGCTCGTCGCCGACGCCCACCCGCGGTACCGCTCGACGGCGTGGGCGCACCGCAACGCCGCAGGCCGGGTGCGCCTCGTGCAGCACCATCACGCGCACATCGCCGCGGTGATGGCCGAGCACGGCCTGGACGGCTCCGACCGCGTCCTCGGGTTCGCTTTCGACGGAACGGGTTACGGGCCCGACGGGGCGATCTGGGGCGGCGAGGTCCTGCTGGCCGACTACAAGGGCTACCAGCGCCTGGCCCGGCTGTGTTACGTCCCGCTGGCCGGCGGTGACGTCAGCGTGCGGCGCCCGTACCGGATGGCGCTGGCGCACCTGTGGGCCGCGGGCCTGCCGTGGACGCGGGATCTGGCTCCGGTGCGCGCCTGCCCCGCCGACGAACAGAGGGTGCTACGCCACCAGCTCGAGACGGGCCTGGGCTGCGCACCGACCTCCAGCATGGGCCGGTTGTTCGACGCGGTGTCCGCACTGGCCGGGGTACGTCAGGTGGTCGACTACGAGGCGCAGGCCGCGGTCGAACTCGAAGGCCTGGCCCGCGAGAGCGATTGGGGCGGCACGGCTTACCGGTTCGCCGTCGGCACCGCGGACTCCACCGCGCTGATCGACCCCGCGCCCGTGCTGAGCGCGGTGGTCGACGACGTCCGCGCCGGGGTCACCGCGGGCGTGATCGGCGCCCGCTTCCACCGTGCCGTCGCGGCGCTGATCCTCGACGTCGCCGCCGCGAATCCCGGGCACACCGTGGCGCTGTCCGGCGGCGTGTTCCAGAACGCCCTGCTGCTGCGCACCGCCCGCACCCTGCTGGGCGACCACGGATTCGACGTGATCACCCACCGCATGGTGCCGCCGAACGACGCGGGCCTCGCGCTGGGACAACTACTGGTGGGCAACGCCGTCTGA
- a CDS encoding DUF6084 family protein, producing MTEVHFDVVDIAPEPYAVTPVLTARIGITSDGPDPVHAVALRCQVRIEPLRRTYSEAEADGLTDLFGTRDRWSATQQTFLWQHTSAVVPGFTGDTVAELPLECTYDFEVKAAKYLLALDGGTVPLRFLFSGTVFGRGNQSFSVRQVPWDREQPFDMPVSVWRDLIRLHYPGTGWVRLTREAIDALAAYRSARGLLGFDEAITELLAAAPELR from the coding sequence ATGACCGAGGTCCACTTCGACGTCGTCGACATCGCACCGGAGCCCTATGCCGTGACCCCGGTCCTGACCGCCCGCATCGGCATCACCTCCGACGGGCCGGATCCGGTGCACGCCGTCGCGCTGCGCTGTCAGGTCCGGATAGAACCGTTGCGGCGGACCTACTCCGAGGCCGAGGCGGACGGGCTGACCGACCTGTTCGGCACCCGGGACCGCTGGTCGGCGACTCAGCAGACCTTCTTGTGGCAGCACACCTCGGCGGTGGTGCCCGGCTTCACCGGGGACACCGTCGCCGAACTGCCGCTGGAGTGCACCTACGATTTCGAGGTCAAAGCCGCCAAGTATCTGCTCGCCCTCGACGGGGGCACGGTGCCGCTGCGATTCCTGTTCAGCGGCACGGTGTTCGGGCGGGGCAACCAGAGCTTCAGCGTCCGGCAGGTGCCGTGGGACCGCGAGCAGCCCTTCGACATGCCGGTCTCGGTGTGGCGTGATCTCATCCGGCTGCACTACCCGGGCACCGGTTGGGTGCGCCTGACGCGCGAGGCCATCGACGCGTTGGCCGCCTACCGCTCCGCGCGCGGGTTGCTCGGCTTCGACGAGGCGATCACCGAACTGCTCGCCGCCGCACCGGAACTGCGATGA
- a CDS encoding HypC/HybG/HupF family hydrogenase formation chaperone — MCLAVPGRIVSIEERDGTLMSVVDFGGVRKDVCLQYLPDAEIGHYVVVHVGFALQRLDEESATRTLAEFEHLGVLAEEFGDGFEAAARQAGAANPARNGSEVTP, encoded by the coding sequence ATGTGTCTTGCAGTACCGGGCAGGATCGTCAGCATCGAGGAACGGGACGGCACGCTGATGTCGGTCGTCGACTTCGGCGGCGTCCGCAAGGACGTGTGCCTGCAGTACCTCCCCGACGCCGAGATCGGCCACTACGTGGTGGTGCACGTCGGGTTCGCCCTGCAACGGCTCGACGAGGAGTCCGCGACCCGCACCCTGGCCGAGTTCGAACACCTGGGCGTGCTGGCCGAGGAGTTCGGCGACGGCTTCGAGGCGGCCGCCCGGCAGGCCGGCGCCGCCAACCCCGCACGCAACGGGTCGGAGGTGACCCCGTGA